A single Cyclopterus lumpus isolate fCycLum1 chromosome 1, fCycLum1.pri, whole genome shotgun sequence DNA region contains:
- the mxi1 gene encoding max-interacting protein 1 isoform X1, translating to MAKSEMQRGSLKSEEFFFDSEASLLDQQDFDMSSCPFNDVFNSKDSHMEQINTFLKNVQVLLEAARFLESAERKDGKCEHGYASTFPSSPNTDYQRQRKFRNKKFSSNHNRSTHNELEKNRRAHLRLCLERLKSLIPLGPDCNRHTTLGLLNKAKSHIKKLEEADRKSLYQLESLEREQRHLHRQLELLRGGSGAAAQSSPGEGERIRVDSVDSTLCSDRSDSDQEEIEVDVESTEFSHGELDSVSTASTSDLDDHSSLQSMGSDEGYSSCSVKLAFSS from the exons ATGGCCAAAAGTGAGATGCAAAGAGGAAGTTTGAAGAGTGAGGAGTTCTTTTTTGATTCCGAGGCGTCTCTCTTGGATCAGCAAGATTTCGACATGTCGAGTTGCCCTTTCAATGACGTCTTCAACTCCAAAGACTCCCACATGGAGCAGATCAACACTTTTCTGAAAAACGTACAAGTTTTGCTGGAAGCTGCTCGGTTTCTCGAGAGCGCCGAGAGGAAGGACGGAA AGTGTGAACACGGATATGCTTCGACGTTTCCATCAAGTCCGAATACAGACTACCAGAGGCAAAGAAAATTCCGAAATAAGAAGTTTAGCAGTAACCACAATAG GTCCACACATAATGAGCTGGAGAAGAATAG ACGAGCTCACCTGCGGCTGTGTCTGGAGAGGTTGAAGTCCCTCATACCTCTGGGACCCGACTGCAACCGCCACACCACCCTGGGCCTGCTCAACAAAGCCAAATCACACATAAAG AAACTTGaagaggcagacaggaagagcCTGTACCAGCTGGAGTCTCTGGAGCGGGAGCAGAGGCACCTCCACCGCCAGCTGGAGCTGCTGAGGGGAGGCAGCGGCGCTGCGGCCCAGAGCAgcccaggggagggagagaggatacGCGTGGACAGTGTGGACTCCACCCTCTGCTCCGACCGCTCCGACTCTGACCAAG AGGAGATCGAGGTGGACGTGGAAAGCACGGAGTTCTCCCATGGAGAGCTGGACAGTGTGAGCACAGCCAGCACCAGCGACCTGGACGACCACAGCAGCCTGCAGAGCATGGGCAGCGACGAGGGCTACTCCTCCTGCAGTGTCAAACTTGCCTTCTCCTCCTAA
- the mxi1 gene encoding max-interacting protein 1 isoform X2: MTAVQLINVQRLLEAAEYLERRERECEHGYASTFPSSPNTDYQRQRKFRNKKFSSNHNRSTHNELEKNRRAHLRLCLERLKSLIPLGPDCNRHTTLGLLNKAKSHIKKLEEADRKSLYQLESLEREQRHLHRQLELLRGGSGAAAQSSPGEGERIRVDSVDSTLCSDRSDSDQEEIEVDVESTEFSHGELDSVSTASTSDLDDHSSLQSMGSDEGYSSCSVKLAFSS; this comes from the exons ATGACGGCTGTTCAGCTCATAAATGTCCAGCGGTTACTGGAAGCCGCGGAGTAtctagagaggagagagagag AGTGTGAACACGGATATGCTTCGACGTTTCCATCAAGTCCGAATACAGACTACCAGAGGCAAAGAAAATTCCGAAATAAGAAGTTTAGCAGTAACCACAATAG GTCCACACATAATGAGCTGGAGAAGAATAG ACGAGCTCACCTGCGGCTGTGTCTGGAGAGGTTGAAGTCCCTCATACCTCTGGGACCCGACTGCAACCGCCACACCACCCTGGGCCTGCTCAACAAAGCCAAATCACACATAAAG AAACTTGaagaggcagacaggaagagcCTGTACCAGCTGGAGTCTCTGGAGCGGGAGCAGAGGCACCTCCACCGCCAGCTGGAGCTGCTGAGGGGAGGCAGCGGCGCTGCGGCCCAGAGCAgcccaggggagggagagaggatacGCGTGGACAGTGTGGACTCCACCCTCTGCTCCGACCGCTCCGACTCTGACCAAG AGGAGATCGAGGTGGACGTGGAAAGCACGGAGTTCTCCCATGGAGAGCTGGACAGTGTGAGCACAGCCAGCACCAGCGACCTGGACGACCACAGCAGCCTGCAGAGCATGGGCAGCGACGAGGGCTACTCCTCCTGCAGTGTCAAACTTGCCTTCTCCTCCTAA